In Zingiber officinale cultivar Zhangliang chromosome 1A, Zo_v1.1, whole genome shotgun sequence, a genomic segment contains:
- the LOC122000477 gene encoding agamous-like MADS-box protein AGL80, producing MGRKKVKLAWITNDATRRTTFEKRKKGLVKKVSELATLCGVEACLVVYGPQDAAEAEPEVWPSPAETARVATRFNSMPEMYRWRKMTDQEDFLRQRVAKLQDQLRRQDRESRELEVSLFAHEIMAGGRILDDADLNDAMGLVQMIDMKLKLVQNRIAGPSQVYLWC from the coding sequence ATGgggaggaagaaggtgaagctcGCATGGATCACCAATGATGCCACGAGACGCACCACCTTCGAGAAGCGGAAGAAGGGCCTGGTGAAGAAGGTGAGCGAGCTGGCCACGCTCTGCGGCGTCGAGGCGTGCCTGGTCGTCTACGGGCCTCAGGATGCGGCGGAGGCGGAGCCGGAGGTGTGGCCGTCGCCGGCGGAGACAGCTCGCGTGGCCACGCGCTTCAATAGCATGCCGGAGATGTACCGGTGGCGCAAGATGACCGACCAGGAGGACTTCCTCCGGCAGCGCGTCGCCAAGCTGCAGGACCAACTCCGCCGCCAGGATCGCGAGAGCAGGGAGCTCGAAGTCAGCCTCTTCGCCCACGAGATTATGGCCGGCGGGCGGATCCTGGACGACGCTGACCTAAATGACGCGATGGGACTGGTGCAGATGATAGACATGAAGCTGAAGCTGGTGCAGAACAGGATAGCAGGGCCGTCTCAAGTCTATTTATGGTGCTAG